One Alcaligenes ammonioxydans DNA segment encodes these proteins:
- a CDS encoding leucyl aminopeptidase yields MEFSTQTSASLHQIKTAALGVGVFTEGILSPAAELIDRASNGAVSAAVKAEFKGKPNTHLVLRNLPGVKAERVILVGLGAQEEYKAETHTQAQACLASYCLKADLKEAVSALASIDCKGTTLRSRAQDAAVAVCRASYRYTATLSKPEPAPQLSQFLLWTARTQASEAKAGLEQGQAIGNGVNLTRLLADLPGNICTPTYLGKTAKQLAKEFKTLKAEVLERKQIEALKMGSFLSVAKGSDEPPAFIVLRHTPTTKTKHEDGPIVLVGKGLTFDSGGISIKPAGNMDEMKYDMGGAASVLGTMRAIAELNIDREVIAVVASCENMPSGRANKPGDVVTSMSGQTIEILNTDAEGRLVLCDALTYVERFKPAAVIDMATLTGACVVALGHINTGLFSPDDELAEELLQAGKQTGDTAWRMPLDDAYQEQLRSNFADMANIGGPPAGSVTAACFLARFTKAYRWAHLDIAGTAWRGGKDKGATGRPVPLLVQYLLNQCR; encoded by the coding sequence ATGGAATTTAGCACACAGACATCCGCTTCTTTGCACCAAATTAAGACAGCCGCGCTCGGCGTGGGCGTCTTTACCGAGGGCATTCTAAGCCCCGCAGCGGAACTTATCGACCGCGCCAGCAACGGAGCGGTGAGCGCTGCCGTGAAAGCCGAGTTTAAAGGCAAGCCCAACACCCATCTGGTGCTGCGCAATCTGCCCGGTGTGAAGGCCGAACGCGTTATTTTAGTCGGCTTAGGCGCCCAAGAGGAATACAAAGCAGAAACGCATACACAGGCACAGGCTTGTCTGGCCTCTTACTGCCTGAAAGCGGACCTGAAAGAAGCTGTGTCGGCCTTGGCCAGCATCGACTGCAAAGGCACGACCTTGCGCAGCCGGGCCCAAGATGCCGCCGTGGCGGTGTGCCGAGCCAGCTACCGCTATACGGCCACACTCAGCAAGCCCGAACCCGCACCCCAACTGAGCCAGTTCCTGCTGTGGACAGCCCGCACCCAAGCCAGCGAAGCCAAAGCCGGTCTGGAGCAAGGCCAGGCCATTGGTAACGGTGTCAACCTGACGCGTCTGCTGGCAGATCTACCCGGCAATATCTGCACGCCCACCTATCTGGGCAAGACAGCCAAGCAACTGGCCAAGGAATTCAAGACACTCAAAGCCGAAGTGCTCGAGCGCAAGCAGATTGAAGCCTTGAAAATGGGCTCGTTTCTGTCGGTGGCCAAAGGCTCGGATGAACCCCCAGCGTTCATCGTGCTGCGTCACACTCCCACCACCAAGACCAAGCACGAGGACGGCCCTATCGTTCTGGTGGGTAAAGGTCTGACATTTGACTCGGGCGGTATCTCCATCAAGCCAGCCGGCAATATGGACGAGATGAAGTACGACATGGGCGGTGCTGCCAGCGTTCTGGGCACCATGCGTGCCATTGCCGAACTCAATATTGATCGCGAAGTAATCGCTGTCGTGGCCTCTTGCGAAAACATGCCCAGCGGTCGCGCCAACAAGCCGGGCGATGTAGTGACCAGCATGTCGGGCCAGACCATTGAAATCCTGAATACGGATGCCGAAGGTCGCCTTGTCCTGTGCGATGCCCTGACCTACGTCGAGCGCTTCAAACCGGCCGCCGTGATCGACATGGCTACCCTTACCGGTGCCTGCGTGGTGGCCCTGGGCCACATCAATACAGGTCTGTTCTCGCCGGACGACGAACTGGCCGAGGAACTGCTGCAAGCGGGCAAGCAAACGGGCGACACCGCCTGGCGCATGCCGCTGGATGATGCCTACCAGGAGCAATTGCGCTCGAACTTTGCAGACATGGCCAATATTGGTGGGCCACCTGCCGGTTCCGTCACCGCCGCCTGCTTCCTGGCGCGCTTTACCAAAGCCTACCGCTGGGCTCACCTGGACATCGCCGGTACCGCCTGGCGCGGTGGCAAGGACAAGGGCGCCACGGGCCGTCCCGTGCCTTTGCTGGTTCAGTACCTGCTTAATCAGTGTCGCTAA
- a CDS encoding DNA polymerase III subunit chi: MTRVDFAFGAPDRLRMACEVVRKHYEAGRQVVVYLSDPRQLARFDRLLWGFESTAFVPHVGVEDSLAAQTPVLLTSTAPIARDEQSWLLNLDVQCPPGFEQFSRVLEIVSERETDRTQARERWRVYQTQGCQVHAHKLGT; this comes from the coding sequence ATGACTCGCGTCGATTTTGCTTTCGGCGCGCCAGATCGCTTGCGCATGGCCTGCGAGGTCGTGCGCAAGCACTACGAGGCGGGTCGTCAGGTGGTGGTCTATCTCTCCGACCCCCGTCAACTGGCTCGCTTCGATCGATTGCTGTGGGGTTTTGAATCCACGGCCTTTGTGCCACATGTAGGCGTCGAAGACTCCCTGGCCGCCCAGACCCCTGTACTGCTGACCAGCACCGCCCCCATAGCCCGCGATGAGCAAAGCTGGCTGTTGAATCTGGATGTGCAGTGCCCACCCGGTTTTGAGCAGTTTTCACGCGTTCTGGAAATTGTCTCTGAACGGGAAACCGACCGTACCCAGGCCCGCGAACGCTGGCGTGTGTACCAGACACAGGGTTGCCAAGTGCATGCCCATAAGCTGGGTACTTGA
- a CDS encoding CoA-acylating methylmalonate-semialdehyde dehydrogenase: MTEVVRVPLLIDGQHVQSKSTRWDDVLNPATQEVVAQVPYATMDELETIIASSAKAYESWRHSSQGARMRVMLNLQRLVRENSARLAEAISREHGKTLPDAEGEVGRGLEVIEYACSIASMQLGEYAENAAGGIDVYTLIQPLGVCAGVTAFNFPVMLPCFMFPLAVACGNTFVLKPSEQDPSASLMLAELALEAGLPPGVLNVVHGGAEIANALVTHPEVKAVSFIGSTAVGTEIHRRATEAGKRSQAMMGAKNHCIVMPDADRDVAINQLLGAAFGAAGQRCMAISVAVMVGETGEWVDELVKRAATMKVNVGTDRQADLGPLVSPRARQRVESLIESGVQEGASLLLDGRGVKVPGYENGNFVGPTIFNDVKTDMRIYQEEIFGPVLCIVRVNTLEEAVQFVNRNPNGNGVSIFTQDGGHARYFQNRIDVGQIGINIPIPVPVAWFSFTGSRASKLGDLGPNGKQAVQFWTQTKTVTARWQAHANTMNTTISMT; this comes from the coding sequence ATGACGGAAGTGGTTCGTGTTCCTTTGCTGATTGATGGACAACATGTGCAGTCCAAGAGCACCCGCTGGGACGATGTGCTCAATCCTGCCACCCAGGAAGTGGTGGCCCAGGTTCCTTACGCCACGATGGACGAACTGGAAACAATCATCGCCAGTTCGGCCAAAGCCTATGAAAGCTGGCGTCATTCCAGTCAGGGCGCCCGCATGCGCGTCATGCTTAATTTGCAGCGACTAGTGCGTGAAAACAGTGCCAGGCTGGCCGAAGCCATCTCCCGTGAACACGGCAAGACCTTGCCCGATGCGGAAGGTGAAGTAGGCCGGGGGCTGGAAGTGATTGAGTACGCCTGCTCGATTGCCTCAATGCAGTTGGGTGAATATGCGGAAAACGCGGCCGGTGGTATTGACGTGTACACCCTAATCCAGCCCTTGGGCGTGTGTGCCGGTGTCACCGCGTTCAACTTTCCCGTCATGCTGCCTTGTTTCATGTTCCCGCTGGCGGTGGCCTGCGGCAATACCTTTGTGCTCAAACCCTCCGAGCAGGACCCTAGCGCCAGTCTGATGCTGGCCGAACTGGCGCTGGAAGCGGGCTTGCCCCCCGGCGTGCTCAATGTGGTTCATGGCGGAGCCGAGATTGCCAATGCCTTGGTGACGCATCCCGAGGTCAAGGCCGTGTCCTTTATTGGGTCTACTGCGGTTGGCACTGAAATTCACCGTCGTGCGACAGAAGCCGGCAAACGTTCGCAGGCGATGATGGGAGCGAAGAACCATTGCATCGTGATGCCTGACGCAGATCGTGATGTCGCCATTAACCAGCTCCTGGGTGCTGCTTTCGGCGCGGCTGGTCAACGTTGCATGGCAATTTCCGTTGCCGTGATGGTGGGAGAAACCGGTGAGTGGGTTGATGAACTGGTCAAGCGCGCGGCAACCATGAAGGTGAATGTGGGCACAGACCGCCAAGCCGATCTGGGACCGCTGGTGTCGCCTCGTGCCCGTCAGCGAGTTGAGTCCTTGATTGAATCCGGCGTACAGGAGGGGGCCTCGCTTCTGCTTGATGGCCGGGGTGTGAAGGTGCCGGGATACGAGAATGGCAACTTTGTGGGGCCAACCATCTTTAACGATGTCAAGACCGATATGCGTATTTACCAGGAAGAGATTTTCGGTCCTGTCCTGTGTATCGTGCGCGTCAACACCTTGGAAGAGGCGGTGCAGTTCGTCAACCGCAACCCCAATGGGAATGGTGTGTCCATCTTTACTCAGGACGGCGGCCATGCGCGTTACTTTCAAAACCGTATCGATGTGGGGCAAATCGGGATCAATATCCCCATCCCAGTGCCCGTGGCCTGGTTCAGCTTTACCGGTTCGCGCGCGTCCAAGCTGGGCGACTTGGGCCCCAATGGCAAACAGGCCGTTCAGTTCTGGACACAGACTAAAACAGTGACTGCCCGTTGGCAGGCTCATGCCAATACCATGAACACAACCATCAGCATGACGTAA
- a CDS encoding C40 family peptidase, translated as MPPHYLNPHALLHITYRSAKYLLLAGALALTGCATTGTQQSSQNSDRAELDHGYYADYEFQTESDPLGTYLANRARNDINIAYSSDRRQGRAESRNQQNSSSTHGLANAALDFLGVKYSFGGDAPNTGFDCSGLVSYVAEKSLGLKLPRQSKDIAKEGISVNRNELRKGDLVFFNTRGARFSHVGIYLGDDKFVHAPRTGAVVRVENMQVSYWKKRYNGARRLAAADTQQSETRLRSVR; from the coding sequence ATGCCGCCACATTACCTGAATCCACACGCACTTTTGCATATTACTTATCGCAGCGCCAAATATCTTTTGCTCGCCGGTGCCCTGGCTCTGACAGGATGCGCCACCACGGGTACCCAGCAGTCCAGTCAAAACAGTGATCGTGCAGAACTGGATCACGGTTATTACGCCGATTACGAATTCCAGACCGAGTCCGATCCGCTGGGCACTTATCTGGCCAATCGAGCCCGTAACGACATCAATATTGCTTACAGCAGCGATCGCCGCCAAGGGCGCGCCGAAAGCCGCAACCAGCAGAATTCCTCTTCCACGCATGGTCTCGCCAACGCCGCACTCGATTTTCTGGGTGTGAAGTACAGTTTTGGCGGCGATGCTCCCAACACCGGCTTTGATTGCAGCGGACTGGTCTCCTATGTAGCCGAAAAGTCCCTGGGCCTGAAATTGCCCCGTCAGTCTAAAGACATTGCCAAGGAAGGGATTTCAGTCAATCGCAACGAGCTGCGTAAAGGCGACTTGGTCTTTTTCAATACCCGAGGCGCTCGCTTCTCTCATGTTGGAATTTACCTGGGTGACGACAAGTTTGTTCATGCTCCACGCACCGGAGCGGTCGTGCGGGTTGAAAACATGCAGGTGAGTTACTGGAAAAAACGCTACAACGGTGCACGCCGCCTGGCTGCTGCCGATACACAGCAATCCGAGACGCGGCTGCGCAGCGTTCGATAA
- the lptF gene encoding LPS export ABC transporter permease LptF, whose product MSLFKRSAVSEILSHSGVVLSTLLIVWLSVLLVRLLGEAANGAIGPDVVLGLAAFSSITALPIILAVSLFIAVLTTVTRSYRESEMVVWFASGLSLKNWITPVLQCAVPVAILIAVLTLQASPWAYRQIAEYRQRFEQRSDLSKVTAGQFIESDDGARVFYADSPEQEGDELGNVIARVIDPQWLSIVTAQSARMEEQPNGDRFLVLSEGHRYDLKPGQAEFRMVDFESYGMRLESRDAGNTAETIRARAEQQIKARQTGMLLTDDNNEARSQIMWRVALPLAALNLALLAIPLGAVNPRLGRSGNILMAGLVGLLYMNLINLSRGWIRNGQLGFELGLWLVHAIFLLIMVFMMWRKLRIKAPKPPAAS is encoded by the coding sequence ATGTCTCTATTTAAACGCTCTGCGGTATCCGAAATCTTAAGTCACAGCGGCGTGGTGCTGTCCACTTTGCTGATTGTGTGGCTTAGTGTACTTCTGGTACGTTTGCTGGGCGAAGCCGCCAATGGTGCCATTGGCCCGGATGTGGTGCTGGGTCTGGCCGCCTTTTCCAGTATTACCGCCTTGCCGATCATTTTGGCCGTTTCCCTGTTTATTGCCGTTCTCACTACCGTGACGCGCAGTTATCGCGAGTCTGAAATGGTGGTCTGGTTCGCCAGCGGTTTGTCCCTGAAAAACTGGATCACGCCTGTGCTTCAGTGCGCCGTACCCGTAGCGATCCTGATCGCTGTGTTGACCTTGCAGGCCTCGCCCTGGGCGTATCGTCAGATCGCCGAGTACCGGCAGCGCTTTGAGCAACGCTCGGACTTGAGCAAGGTGACCGCCGGACAATTTATCGAGTCTGATGACGGCGCGCGCGTGTTTTATGCGGATTCGCCGGAGCAAGAAGGGGACGAACTGGGTAATGTCATCGCTCGCGTGATCGATCCGCAATGGTTGAGCATTGTGACGGCGCAAAGCGCTCGGATGGAGGAGCAGCCCAATGGCGACCGTTTTCTGGTTTTGAGCGAAGGTCACCGTTATGACTTGAAGCCGGGGCAGGCAGAGTTTCGCATGGTGGATTTTGAAAGCTATGGCATGCGTCTGGAAAGTCGGGATGCGGGCAATACCGCTGAAACCATCCGCGCTCGTGCAGAGCAGCAGATCAAGGCCCGCCAGACGGGTATGTTGCTGACGGATGATAACAACGAAGCGCGCTCCCAGATCATGTGGCGCGTGGCCTTGCCCCTGGCTGCCTTGAATCTGGCCTTGCTGGCCATCCCCCTGGGAGCGGTGAATCCGCGTCTGGGCCGCTCCGGCAATATTCTGATGGCGGGACTGGTGGGGCTGCTGTACATGAATCTGATCAACCTGTCGCGAGGCTGGATCCGAAACGGTCAGTTGGGTTTTGAGCTGGGTCTATGGCTGGTCCATGCGATCTTCTTGTTGATTATGGTCTTTATGATGTGGCGTAAGTTACGCATCAAGGCCCCCAAACCGCCTGCAGCGAGCTGA
- a CDS encoding DUF2325 domain-containing protein, translated as MSQYVSAVVVGADRLGNIPDLLKIHNISIKHHISGRDPAHQKKTLQLPSGTDLLILLTDFLGHNVMKTFRAAALKSGIRVVACRRSVCSMKQALTQCGYCEACPLGKSKRH; from the coding sequence GTGTCTCAATACGTCAGCGCAGTCGTGGTTGGAGCGGACCGTCTGGGCAATATTCCCGATCTGCTCAAGATCCACAATATTTCCATCAAACACCATATTAGCGGGCGTGATCCGGCTCATCAGAAAAAGACCTTGCAGTTGCCCTCGGGAACCGATCTATTGATTCTTCTGACTGATTTTCTGGGGCATAACGTCATGAAAACGTTCCGCGCAGCGGCCTTGAAATCAGGTATCCGGGTCGTCGCCTGCCGACGCTCGGTATGCAGTATGAAGCAGGCGCTGACTCAGTGCGGCTATTGTGAGGCTTGTCCGCTGGGCAAGTCCAAAAGGCACTAG
- a CDS encoding MFS transporter → MGQTLGKALNDGVRLRELWAWAMYDFANSGYTTVILTSVYSAYFVGVVAQGRSWATLAWTAALSISYLSIMFTMPGLGAKADARQGKRRLLFSSTIGCVLATLMLYWAGPGDIVWALVFIALSNYCYCIGESVIGAFLPEIARPEALGRVSGWGWGFGYFGGMLALGLSLAFLTWATSQGWTAQDYVPGIALITAGLFALSALPSFLFLHERTAPSGARPQGMLSRLAESARDIHHHFPDFRTLLLCGAAYQAGIAVIITLSAVYATEAMGFTMAQTMTLIFTVNIAAAVGALLFGHIQDRVGHRRALALTLCAWLIMVAIAVSTSSLAGFWAAAAVAGLCIGSSQSAGRAMVGLLAPKSRLAEFFALWTFAIQLAAVCGPLSYGLVTWLSGGNHRLALACTGLFFLSGLFILSRLNFQRGILAKNQADLACQD, encoded by the coding sequence ATGGGACAGACCCTAGGGAAAGCCCTGAATGATGGTGTGCGATTGCGCGAGTTGTGGGCGTGGGCCATGTACGACTTTGCAAACTCTGGCTACACCACCGTCATCCTGACCAGTGTCTATAGCGCCTACTTTGTGGGTGTCGTGGCCCAAGGACGCAGCTGGGCCACGCTGGCCTGGACAGCGGCCTTGTCCATCTCGTATCTGAGCATCATGTTCACCATGCCTGGCCTGGGAGCCAAAGCCGACGCACGTCAGGGCAAGCGACGGCTTTTGTTCAGCAGCACGATAGGGTGTGTTCTGGCTACGCTGATGTTGTATTGGGCAGGGCCCGGTGACATCGTCTGGGCTCTGGTTTTCATTGCACTGTCCAACTATTGCTATTGTATTGGCGAGTCGGTCATTGGGGCCTTCCTGCCCGAAATCGCCAGGCCTGAAGCGCTGGGTCGCGTGTCGGGCTGGGGCTGGGGATTCGGCTACTTTGGCGGCATGTTGGCCCTGGGGCTTTCTTTGGCTTTTCTGACGTGGGCCACCTCACAGGGTTGGACCGCTCAGGATTATGTGCCGGGGATCGCCTTGATTACGGCCGGCTTGTTTGCCCTGTCCGCCCTGCCATCTTTTCTGTTTCTGCATGAACGTACTGCGCCCAGCGGAGCCAGACCGCAGGGCATGCTGTCCCGTCTGGCGGAATCGGCTCGGGACATACATCATCATTTTCCCGATTTTCGCACCTTGTTGCTTTGTGGGGCTGCGTATCAGGCCGGCATCGCCGTCATCATCACGCTCTCGGCTGTTTACGCTACGGAAGCCATGGGTTTTACCATGGCTCAAACCATGACCCTGATTTTCACGGTCAATATTGCGGCGGCAGTGGGCGCCTTGCTGTTTGGGCATATTCAGGACCGGGTAGGTCATCGACGCGCCCTGGCGCTGACGCTGTGCGCCTGGCTGATTATGGTGGCCATTGCCGTTAGCACGAGTTCCCTGGCCGGTTTCTGGGCGGCCGCGGCCGTGGCGGGGCTGTGCATTGGCAGCAGTCAGAGTGCGGGCAGGGCAATGGTGGGTTTGTTGGCGCCCAAGAGCCGGCTGGCCGAATTTTTTGCCTTGTGGACCTTTGCCATCCAGCTGGCAGCGGTATGCGGGCCGCTGTCCTACGGTCTGGTGACCTGGCTGAGCGGCGGCAACCATCGACTTGCGCTGGCCTGCACCGGTCTGTTCTTTTTAAGCGGACTGTTTATCTTGTCGCGTTTGAATTTTCAACGAGGCATTTTGGCCAAGAATCAGGCCGATCTGGCTTGTCAGGATTGA
- a CDS encoding CysB family HTH-type transcriptional regulator encodes MNIQQFRFVRETIRRNFNLTEAARSLYTSQPGVSKAIIEFEDELGIKIFERHGKRIKGLTRPGEAVAEVIDRIMREIDNLKRVSDDFARRDEGTLVIACTHAQARYLLPKVIPEFRRRFPKVHMSLAEGSPPVLAQMVIHEQADVAIATETLALTPGLVALPVYTWEHTVVVTPDHPLADLPANKQLSIETLAQYPIVTYDHAFSGRGSIDEAFAKHGITPDIVLEAIDADVIKTYVDVGLGIGIIAGIAFDPRRDKGLVGLPAGHLFGAHHTKVAVKAGAFLRDYIFELLEMLAPELTRDVVLSALDEKQASGQ; translated from the coding sequence ATGAATATTCAACAATTCCGCTTTGTCCGAGAGACCATCCGACGTAACTTCAATCTGACTGAAGCCGCTCGTTCGCTGTATACCTCCCAACCAGGAGTGTCCAAGGCGATCATCGAGTTTGAAGATGAGCTGGGCATCAAGATTTTTGAACGTCATGGAAAACGCATCAAGGGCCTGACCCGACCGGGAGAGGCCGTCGCCGAGGTGATTGACCGCATCATGCGCGAGATCGATAACCTCAAGCGAGTCAGCGATGACTTCGCCCGCCGGGACGAAGGGACATTGGTGATCGCATGTACCCACGCCCAGGCACGTTATTTGCTGCCCAAGGTCATACCCGAGTTCCGTCGCCGCTTTCCCAAGGTGCATATGTCCCTTGCCGAGGGCAGCCCGCCTGTATTGGCTCAGATGGTCATTCATGAGCAGGCCGATGTGGCCATCGCTACCGAGACTCTGGCGCTGACGCCGGGCCTGGTCGCTTTGCCCGTCTACACCTGGGAACACACGGTTGTGGTCACACCGGATCACCCTCTGGCAGACCTGCCCGCCAACAAGCAACTGTCCATCGAGACGCTGGCTCAATATCCCATCGTCACTTATGACCATGCTTTTTCTGGCCGGGGCTCGATTGATGAGGCGTTTGCCAAGCATGGCATTACGCCCGACATTGTGCTTGAGGCGATCGACGCGGACGTGATCAAGACCTACGTGGATGTCGGTTTGGGCATTGGCATTATTGCCGGTATTGCGTTTGATCCACGGCGCGACAAAGGGCTGGTGGGTTTGCCTGCCGGGCACTTGTTTGGCGCTCACCATACCAAGGTGGCGGTAAAGGCGGGGGCATTTTTGCGCGATTATATTTTTGAGTTGCTGGAGATGCTGGCCCCGGAATTGACTCGCGATGTGGTGTTGAGCGCGTTGGACGAGAAGCAGGCCAGCGGCCAGTAA
- a CDS encoding LysR family transcriptional regulator yields the protein MDWDNLRYFLEVARCQRISVAAQRLGVQHSTVARRIQALEQELGLRLFHKSTVSGYSLTSEGQNLQQKMEPVESRLLAARDAITGKARPLTGKLRLGCTEAFGSYVLTPLLSVFQAHYPELTLELLPVPRPISLSRRDADLAIALERPQRGPYWCTRLADYSLRLYAHQDYLTAHAPIETVQDLSQHRFIAYVDDLVFSDSLRYLEEIVRSAAVRFRSTSVIAQYQATLQGQGIAVLPCFLAKTDPRLRCVLPDQVELRRRFWMFCNEEQRQNPSLTRLWHFLKQSVAERQDLLDGA from the coding sequence ATGGACTGGGATAATCTGCGGTATTTTCTGGAGGTGGCCCGCTGTCAACGAATCAGCGTGGCGGCACAGCGCCTTGGGGTGCAACACAGCACCGTGGCACGCCGCATCCAGGCTCTGGAACAGGAGCTGGGCTTGCGCCTGTTTCATAAGTCCACGGTCAGCGGCTATAGCCTGACCAGCGAGGGACAAAACCTCCAGCAGAAAATGGAACCGGTGGAAAGCCGTTTACTGGCCGCGCGCGATGCGATCACGGGCAAGGCAAGGCCGCTGACGGGCAAGCTGCGCCTGGGCTGTACCGAGGCCTTTGGCAGCTACGTACTGACCCCGCTCTTAAGTGTGTTCCAGGCCCATTATCCTGAACTGACGCTGGAACTGCTACCTGTCCCCCGCCCAATCAGCTTGTCGCGTCGGGACGCTGACCTGGCCATTGCGCTGGAACGCCCCCAACGCGGGCCTTATTGGTGTACCCGTCTGGCAGACTACAGTTTGCGGCTCTACGCCCATCAAGACTATCTGACCGCGCACGCGCCCATCGAGACGGTGCAGGATCTGTCTCAACACCGTTTTATCGCCTACGTGGATGATCTGGTATTCAGCGACAGTCTGCGCTATCTGGAGGAGATAGTCCGATCGGCTGCCGTGCGTTTTCGCAGCACCAGCGTCATTGCGCAATATCAGGCCACCTTGCAAGGCCAAGGCATTGCAGTGCTGCCCTGTTTTCTGGCGAAAACCGATCCGCGACTGCGCTGTGTCTTGCCCGATCAGGTCGAACTACGCCGTCGCTTCTGGATGTTCTGCAACGAAGAGCAACGCCAGAATCCCAGCCTGACGCGATTGTGGCATTTTCTCAAGCAATCCGTGGCGGAGCGGCAAGACCTGCTGGACGGCGCCTGA
- the acs gene encoding acetate--CoA ligase: MSGPTSIESVLSESRVFPVFPNLERDARIAGMAAYEELCQKAEQDYPGYWADLARDRLVWTKPFTQVLDDSKPPFYKWFHDGELNVSANCLDKHLGTPTEHKTALIFEADGGEVTKVTFRELYEQVCQFANGLKALGYKTGERALIYMPMSVQAIVAMQACARLGITHSVVFGGFSAKSLHERAVDVGATLVITADEQRRGGRAIPLKNAVDEALSAGDCQAVRHVIVYKRTGGPVAWHEGRDLWWEEVVKGQSADCPAVSVNAEHPLFVLYTSGSTGKPKGVQHSSAGYLLGAILSVQWTFDAKDSDVFWCTADIGWVTGHTFITYGPLAAGLTQVVFEGVPTYPDAGRFWNMIERHGVTVFYTAPTAIRSLTKAAEADEAIHPKQYNLDTLRIIGSVGEPINPEAWMWYFKNVGRERCPIVDTWWQTETGGHVITPLPGATPLKPGSCGLPFPGMDVAIVDEVGEEAERGNGGFLVIRKPWPNMIRTIWGDPDRFVKSYFPPELKGYYLAGDGAQRDTDGYFWVMGRIDDVLNVSGHRLGTMEVESALVAHPLVAEAAVVGKPDPTTGEAIVAFVVLNGDLPAGAEADKIAAELRNWVGKEIGPIAKPREIRFGENLPKTRSGKIMRRLLRFVANNEPITQDVSTLENPAILDQLSEAH; the protein is encoded by the coding sequence ATGAGCGGTCCCACGTCTATTGAATCCGTCCTGTCGGAAAGCCGGGTGTTTCCTGTGTTCCCGAATCTGGAACGCGATGCTCGCATCGCTGGCATGGCGGCCTACGAGGAGCTTTGCCAGAAGGCCGAGCAGGATTATCCCGGCTACTGGGCGGATCTGGCCCGTGATCGCCTGGTCTGGACCAAACCTTTCACACAGGTTCTGGACGATAGCAAGCCTCCGTTCTATAAGTGGTTCCACGATGGTGAACTGAATGTCTCGGCCAACTGTCTGGACAAGCATCTGGGTACCCCTACCGAGCACAAGACTGCGCTTATCTTTGAAGCCGATGGCGGCGAAGTTACCAAGGTCACGTTTCGCGAGCTTTATGAGCAGGTTTGTCAGTTTGCCAATGGTTTGAAGGCTCTGGGTTACAAAACGGGCGAACGCGCCCTGATTTATATGCCCATGTCGGTACAAGCCATTGTGGCCATGCAGGCATGTGCTCGTTTGGGGATTACGCACTCGGTGGTGTTCGGCGGATTTTCCGCCAAAAGTCTGCACGAGCGTGCCGTGGACGTGGGCGCTACGCTGGTTATCACGGCGGACGAGCAGCGCCGTGGCGGTCGTGCCATTCCCTTGAAAAACGCGGTAGATGAAGCCCTCAGTGCAGGTGATTGCCAGGCGGTGCGTCATGTGATCGTCTACAAGCGCACAGGTGGCCCGGTTGCCTGGCATGAAGGTCGTGACCTGTGGTGGGAAGAGGTCGTCAAGGGCCAAAGCGCGGACTGCCCGGCGGTTTCCGTCAATGCCGAGCACCCTTTGTTCGTTCTCTATACCTCTGGCTCTACCGGTAAACCCAAGGGGGTGCAGCATTCTTCCGCAGGTTATTTGTTGGGGGCCATCCTCAGTGTGCAGTGGACATTCGACGCCAAGGACAGTGATGTGTTCTGGTGTACGGCCGATATTGGCTGGGTGACCGGTCACACCTTTATTACCTATGGCCCCTTGGCCGCCGGGCTTACTCAGGTTGTGTTTGAAGGCGTGCCAACTTATCCGGATGCAGGCCGCTTCTGGAATATGATTGAGCGCCACGGTGTGACCGTGTTCTACACGGCGCCGACAGCCATTCGTTCCTTGACCAAGGCCGCGGAAGCAGACGAGGCCATTCATCCCAAACAATACAATCTGGATACCTTGCGCATCATTGGTTCGGTAGGGGAGCCCATCAATCCCGAAGCCTGGATGTGGTATTTTAAGAATGTGGGTCGTGAACGTTGTCCGATTGTGGATACCTGGTGGCAGACAGAAACCGGTGGCCATGTAATCACGCCGCTCCCTGGTGCTACACCGTTGAAACCCGGCTCGTGCGGCCTGCCGTTTCCCGGCATGGACGTGGCGATTGTGGACGAGGTGGGCGAAGAAGCCGAGCGTGGCAATGGCGGTTTTCTGGTCATTCGCAAACCGTGGCCCAACATGATTCGCACGATCTGGGGTGATCCGGACCGTTTCGTGAAAAGTTACTTCCCCCCTGAGTTGAAAGGCTATTACCTGGCCGGTGATGGTGCGCAGCGTGACACCGATGGCTACTTCTGGGTCATGGGTCGAATCGACGACGTGCTGAACGTCTCCGGGCACCGTTTGGGCACGATGGAAGTGGAGTCGGCGTTGGTTGCCCACCCTCTTGTGGCAGAAGCAGCGGTTGTTGGCAAGCCTGACCCGACAACGGGTGAAGCGATTGTGGCGTTTGTGGTGCTCAATGGCGATCTGCCAGCGGGGGCGGAGGCAGACAAGATTGCTGCCGAGTTGCGCAATTGGGTAGGCAAGGAAATCGGTCCTATTGCCAAGCCGCGGGAAATCCGTTTTGGTGAAAACCTGCCCAAGACACGCTCGGGCAAGATCATGCGTCGTTTGCTGCGTTTCGTCGCTAATAACGAGCCGATTACCCAGGATGTGTCCACCCTGGAAAATCCTGCCATCTTGGATCAGTTGTCCGAAGCGCATTAA